One Streptococcus sp. zg-86 DNA window includes the following coding sequences:
- the tnpB gene encoding IS66 family insertion sequence element accessory protein TnpB (TnpB, as the term is used for proteins encoded by IS66 family insertion elements, is considered an accessory protein, since TnpC, encoded by a neighboring gene, is a DDE family transposase.), giving the protein MAIHLSDLGKVYLVCGKTDMRQGIDSLAYLIKRQFELDPFSGQVFLFCGGRKDRFKALYWDGQGFWLLYKRFENGKLTWPSNENEVKALTPEQVDWLMKGFSISPKINPTNSRDFY; this is encoded by the coding sequence ATGGCGATTCATCTCAGTGATCTAGGCAAGGTCTATCTTGTCTGCGGGAAAACGGATATGAGACAAGGTATTGACTCGCTCGCTTATCTTATTAAACGTCAATTTGAATTAGATCCCTTTTCTGGTCAAGTTTTTCTCTTCTGTGGTGGCCGCAAAGATCGTTTCAAGGCCCTTTATTGGGATGGTCAAGGATTTTGGCTACTCTATAAGCGTTTCGAGAACGGGAAACTGACCTGGCCGAGTAATGAAAACGAGGTCAAAGCCCTGACACCTGAACAAGTAGACTGGCTGATGAAGGGATTTTCGATAAGCCCTAAAATAAACCCTACAAACAGTCGTGATTTCTATTGA
- a CDS encoding TPM domain-containing protein, protein MKKGVRWIVGLFLIPLMFLLLTPSVYAQVPDRPLESTVLDETHSLSSDTIQAIDSENRAWKSTTEQLQVGVYMTDSLSGDIESLANEVFRKWQVGFSGTNNGILLVIALEDRKFRIETSDNAATVLTDVEARRILEDARSFFREGDYNGGVHYIVDAIGDAFYGTDRAQARMNEFEEEHGDDESIFALLPFLIVVIVMVIILKGGGRGGRGGRGGGGDLLLWMLLNGTSGSSNSRSHSSGSSGFGGGGWSGGGGGGGGASSGW, encoded by the coding sequence ATGAAGAAAGGTGTACGTTGGATTGTCGGATTGTTCCTAATCCCTCTGATGTTCCTGTTGCTTACTCCCTCCGTATATGCCCAAGTCCCTGATAGACCGCTAGAATCAACGGTGCTAGATGAGACCCATTCCCTATCAAGTGACACCATTCAAGCCATTGATAGTGAGAATCGTGCTTGGAAATCAACGACCGAGCAACTTCAGGTCGGGGTCTATATGACAGATTCCCTTTCAGGAGATATCGAATCCTTAGCGAATGAAGTGTTTCGCAAATGGCAGGTCGGGTTTTCAGGTACCAATAATGGCATCTTGCTGGTTATTGCCCTAGAAGATCGCAAGTTTCGGATAGAGACCTCAGATAATGCTGCAACTGTGTTGACAGATGTCGAAGCGCGGCGCATCTTAGAGGACGCGCGTAGTTTTTTCCGAGAAGGGGATTACAACGGTGGTGTCCATTATATTGTGGATGCTATTGGCGATGCCTTTTATGGAACAGATCGAGCTCAGGCACGTATGAATGAGTTTGAAGAAGAACATGGTGATGATGAGTCTATCTTTGCGCTTCTTCCTTTCTTAATCGTTGTGATTGTGATGGTGATTATCTTAAAGGGCGGTGGTAGAGGAGGTCGTGGTGGCCGCGGAGGCGGTGGAGATTTACTTCTATGGATGTTATTAAATGGTACATCTGGTAGCTCAAATAGTCGTTCTCATTCATCAGGATCGTCAGGATTCGGCGGAGGTGGCTGGTCTGGCGGCGGAGGTGGCGGAGGCGGTGCCTCATCTGGTTGGTAG
- a CDS encoding IS66 family transposase — protein MEELLAIIKQQAAVNQQLTNELALLREQVAYLTQKLYGKSSEKVVYQPGQLSLFEEEPLPEEDANLPR, from the coding sequence ATGGAAGAGTTATTAGCCATTATTAAACAACAAGCAGCTGTTAACCAACAACTCACAAATGAACTTGCTCTCCTTCGTGAACAAGTAGCTTATCTGACACAAAAGCTCTATGGCAAGTCATCAGAAAAGGTTGTGTATCAACCTGGTCAGCTAAGTCTCTTCGAAGAAGAACCACTTCCTGAAGAAGACGCTAACTTGCCCAGGTGA
- the tnpC gene encoding IS66 family transposase: protein MKKTLTCPGDTETITYKRKKTKGIRQAIFSQFTPEMVHHELKGEDCTCPDCHGQLKEIGSTVQRQELIFIPAQLKRIDHVQHAYKCQACSEKNLSDKIVKAPVPKAPLAHSFGSASIIAHTIHQKFNLKVPNYRQEEDWNKLGLPITRKEIANWHIKSSQYYFEPIYDLLHEKLLEQPILHADETSYKVLENDSQLTFYWTFLSGKHEEQGITLYHHDKGRSGLVVKEFLGDYTGYVHCDMWSAYRQLDKAQLVGCWAHVRRKFFEATPKKADKTSLGAKGLRYCDRLFALENDWVDLSTEERLHKRQAELAPLMDEFFDWCREQAVLSGSKLGMALEYSLKYETTFRTILSDGNLVLSNNIAERAMKTLVMGRKNWLFSQSFDGAKATAIIMSLLETAKRHDLNTEKYMTYLLEHLPSEESLANKNVLEAYLPWAESIQNNCK, encoded by the coding sequence CTGAAGAAGACGCTAACTTGCCCAGGTGACACAGAAACGATTACCTATAAACGTAAGAAAACCAAGGGAATTCGTCAGGCTATTTTTAGTCAATTCACTCCAGAGATGGTTCATCATGAACTAAAAGGCGAAGACTGCACTTGTCCAGACTGTCACGGTCAGTTGAAAGAGATTGGTTCAACCGTCCAACGTCAAGAATTAATCTTTATTCCTGCGCAATTGAAGCGGATTGATCATGTCCAACATGCTTACAAATGTCAGGCGTGTAGCGAGAAGAATCTCAGTGATAAGATTGTCAAAGCTCCCGTCCCTAAAGCCCCTTTAGCACATAGCTTTGGGTCAGCCTCCATCATCGCTCATACGATTCATCAGAAATTCAATCTCAAGGTACCGAACTACCGCCAAGAAGAGGATTGGAATAAACTTGGCTTGCCTATCACACGGAAAGAAATCGCTAATTGGCACATCAAGTCTAGTCAGTATTATTTCGAGCCGATTTATGATCTTCTGCACGAGAAATTACTAGAACAGCCCATTCTCCATGCGGATGAGACTTCTTATAAGGTCTTGGAAAATGATAGCCAGTTGACCTTTTACTGGACCTTCTTGTCTGGGAAGCATGAAGAACAGGGAATCACTCTTTATCATCACGATAAAGGGCGGAGTGGCTTGGTTGTGAAGGAGTTTCTTGGAGATTACACAGGCTATGTACATTGTGATATGTGGTCGGCATATAGGCAGTTAGACAAAGCTCAGCTAGTTGGTTGTTGGGCTCATGTCAGAAGAAAGTTCTTCGAGGCGACGCCTAAGAAGGCAGACAAGACCTCTTTAGGAGCTAAGGGATTAAGGTATTGCGACCGCTTATTTGCTTTGGAGAATGACTGGGTTGACCTCTCTACTGAAGAGCGACTACATAAACGCCAGGCAGAGTTAGCTCCCTTGATGGATGAGTTCTTCGACTGGTGTCGTGAGCAGGCTGTTTTATCAGGTTCTAAATTGGGCATGGCCTTAGAGTATAGCCTCAAATACGAAACCACCTTCCGAACGATTCTCTCGGACGGCAATCTAGTCTTGTCCAACAACATAGCAGAGAGGGCTATGAAGACCTTGGTTATGGGGCGTAAGAACTGGCTTTTTTCTCAGAGCTTTGACGGCGCTAAGGCGACAGCCATCATCATGAGCTTACTAGAAACAGCTAAGCGTCATGATCTCAACACTGAGAAATACATGACTTATCTTCTAGAACATCTTCCTAGTGAGGAAAGCCTCGCAAATAAGAACGTTCTAGAGGCTTATTTACCGTGGGCGGAAAGTATTCAAAACAACTGTAAATAG
- the pepV gene encoding dipeptidase PepV, whose protein sequence is MSIDFKAEVEKRREDLLADLFSLLAINSERDDSLADAEHPFGPGPVKALHKFLEIAERDGYPTKNVDNYAGHFEYGDGDEVLGIFAHMDVVPAGSGWNTDPYTPTIKDGKLYARGSSDDKGPTMACYYGLKIIKELGLPISKKVRFVVGTDEESGWADMDYYFEHSGVKEPDFGFSPDAEFPIINGEKGNITEYLHFAGENSGAARLHTFTGGLRENMVPESATALVSGALPDLAGKLAAFATEYKVAFELAEEDDKYKVTIIGKSAHGASPQSGVNGATYLARFLNQFDFAGPAKDYLAVAGQILFEDHKGEALGVAHTDEKMGALSMNAGVFRFDETVADNTIALNFRYPKGTSPEEIQAVLKELAVVDVTLSEHGHTPHYVPMEDPLVATLLDVYERQTGLRGHEQVIGGGTFGRLLKRGVAYGAMFPDYTDTMHQANEFADVEDLMRAAAIYAEAIYELVK, encoded by the coding sequence ATGTCGATTGATTTTAAAGCAGAAGTGGAAAAACGCCGCGAGGATTTACTAGCTGATTTGTTTAGTTTGCTTGCAATCAACTCTGAGCGGGATGATAGCCTAGCAGATGCCGAGCATCCATTTGGACCTGGCCCTGTTAAAGCTCTCCACAAATTTTTAGAGATTGCAGAGCGTGACGGCTATCCAACTAAGAACGTAGACAACTATGCCGGGCATTTTGAGTACGGTGACGGTGATGAAGTCCTTGGTATCTTTGCTCACATGGATGTAGTGCCTGCCGGAAGCGGCTGGAATACAGATCCTTATACGCCGACCATTAAAGACGGTAAACTTTATGCACGTGGTTCAAGCGATGATAAGGGACCAACTATGGCTTGCTACTATGGTCTTAAAATCATTAAGGAATTGGGCTTGCCAATTTCCAAGAAAGTTCGCTTTGTCGTGGGAACAGATGAAGAATCTGGCTGGGCAGATATGGATTATTACTTTGAGCATAGTGGTGTCAAAGAACCTGATTTTGGTTTCTCACCAGACGCTGAGTTTCCGATTATCAATGGTGAAAAAGGAAATATTACCGAGTATCTTCATTTCGCTGGAGAAAATAGCGGAGCAGCACGCCTGCACACATTTACAGGCGGCTTGCGTGAAAATATGGTGCCAGAGTCTGCAACAGCCCTCGTATCAGGTGCTCTGCCAGACCTAGCAGGCAAGTTAGCAGCTTTTGCGACAGAATACAAGGTCGCATTTGAACTTGCTGAAGAAGATGACAAGTACAAAGTGACCATTATTGGAAAATCAGCTCACGGAGCGTCTCCACAATCTGGCGTTAATGGGGCAACTTATCTTGCTCGCTTCTTGAACCAGTTTGATTTTGCAGGACCAGCTAAGGATTACCTTGCAGTTGCAGGACAAATCTTATTTGAAGACCACAAGGGTGAAGCGCTTGGAGTAGCACATACAGATGAGAAAATGGGGGCACTGTCTATGAATGCAGGTGTTTTCCGTTTTGATGAGACAGTTGCTGATAATACCATTGCGCTCAACTTCCGTTATCCAAAAGGCACAAGTCCAGAAGAGATTCAAGCTGTCTTGAAGGAGTTGGCAGTAGTAGATGTAACCCTATCAGAACACGGTCATACTCCGCACTATGTCCCAATGGAAGATCCATTGGTTGCGACCTTGCTGGATGTCTACGAACGCCAAACAGGTTTGCGTGGTCATGAACAAGTCATCGGTGGTGGAACCTTTGGCCGTCTCTTGAAACGTGGTGTGGCTTACGGCGCTATGTTCCCTGATTATACAGATACCATGCACCAAGCTAATGAATTTGCGGATGTCGAAGACCTTATGCGTGCAGCTGCTATTTACGCAGAAGCAATCTATGAATTGGTCAAATAA
- a CDS encoding uracil-DNA glycosylase family protein, producing MLDLEEIRVAIMADSDNQVYTEKGIQPLFQVDSRARIVIVGQAPGLKAQERSRLFADPSGERLRAWLGVDEERFYQSGQIAILPMDFYYPGKGKSGDLPPRKGFAEKWHSELFAMMPQLELTLLIGQYAQEYYLRDRRKRTLTETVKAYEDYLPQYLPLVHPSPRNNIWQAKNPWFQTELIPRLQENVAQILNK from the coding sequence ATGCTAGACTTAGAAGAAATACGTGTAGCAATCATGGCAGATTCGGATAACCAAGTCTATACAGAAAAAGGTATTCAGCCCTTGTTTCAGGTAGACAGTAGGGCAAGAATTGTGATTGTTGGTCAAGCGCCAGGCTTGAAGGCGCAAGAGCGTAGTCGGTTATTTGCAGATCCGAGTGGGGAGCGCTTGCGTGCCTGGCTAGGTGTGGACGAGGAGAGGTTTTACCAGTCAGGACAGATTGCGATTCTACCCATGGATTTTTACTATCCAGGAAAGGGGAAATCAGGCGATTTGCCACCGAGAAAGGGGTTCGCAGAAAAATGGCACTCAGAGCTGTTTGCGATGATGCCCCAGCTTGAGTTGACACTCTTGATTGGTCAATATGCGCAAGAATATTACTTGAGAGACAGACGAAAACGCACATTGACCGAAACAGTCAAAGCCTATGAAGACTATCTACCGCAGTATCTACCGCTCGTACATCCCTCTCCCCGCAACAATATCTGGCAGGCGAAAAACCCTTGGTTTCAAACAGAACTCATTCCAAGATTACAGGAAAACGTAGCACAAATCTTAAATAAATAG